A window of the Labrus mixtus chromosome 8, fLabMix1.1, whole genome shotgun sequence genome harbors these coding sequences:
- the agxtb gene encoding alanine--glyoxylate and serine--pyruvate aminotransferase b, which yields MQRALFSRSALLAQQAAAALDSPLTARSAPLLQRIDRTMSSVSIPPPACMLRPLETPMRYLFGPGPSNVPPRILAAGSRPIIGHLHPEMYEIMNDIKKGIQYAFQTDNNMTISMSGSGHAAMECAVFNTVEPGESVLVAINGIWGERVAEIAERMGADVHRMVKTPGGYFSNKEIEQAIAKHKPVLFFLTHGESSAGLCHPVDGIGDICRKHNCLFLVDTVASLGAAPIFMDKQNIDILYTGSQKALNAPPGTAPISFNERACHKMFNRKTKPVSYLFDMTHLSNYWGCDGQPARIYHHTGPVSGFFALRESLAILAEKGLEESWKKHKEVAGYLYRGLEDLGLKLFIPDRDLRLPSVTTIAIPDGYEWRELLAYIMKHHQMEMTGGLGPSIGMVMRIGLMGYNCEKTNADMALHALADALKNCKKSKA from the exons ATGCAGCGGGCTTTGTTCAGCCGGAGCGCGCTGCTCGCCCAGCAGGCAGCTGCGGCCCTCGACAGTCCGCTGACAGCGCGGAGCGCGCCACTGCTTCAGCGCATAGACCGCACCATGTCCTCCGTTAGCATCCCGCCGCCCGCCTGCATGCTGCGGCCGCTAGAGACACCCATGCGATACCTGTTCGGACCGGGACCGTCAAACGTCCCGCCACGTATCTTAGCAGCAGGCTCCAGGCCGATCATAGGTCACCTGCATCCAGAAATGTATGAG ATCATGAACGACATCAAGAAAGGGATCCAGTATGCCTTTCAGACAGACAACAACATGACGATATCTATGAGTGGCTCCGGGCACGCGGCTATGGAGTGTGCAGTGTTCAATACGGTGGAGCCCGGAGAGAGCGTGCTCGTTGCCATTAACGGGATCTGGGGAGAGCGCGTTGCAGAAATTGCAGAAAGAATGG GTGCCGATGTACATAGAATGGTCAAAACACCTGGAGGATATTTCAGCAATAAGGAAATTGAGCAG GCCATAGCAAAACACAAGCCTGTGCTGTTCTTCCTCACACACGGAGAGTCCTCTGCTGGCCTTTGTCACCCAGTGGATGGCATTGGAGACATCTGCAGAAA ACATAACTGCCTCTTCCTGGTTGACACAGTTGCATCTCTTGGTGCAGCACCAATATTTATGGACAAGCAAA ATATTGACATCCTGTACACTGGATCTCAGAAGGCTCTAAACGCACCTCCTGGCACGGCACCCATCTCTTTTAATGAGAGAGCATG ccACAAGATGTTTAACAGAAAGACCAAACCAGTATCCTACCTCTTTGATATGACACATTTGTCTAACTACTGGGGCTGTGACGGCCAACCCGCTAGAAT ATACCACCACACTGGTCCAGTGTCTGGATTCTTTGCCCTGAGAGAGAGTCTGGCAATTCTTGCTGAGAag GGACTGGAGGAGTCCTGGAAGAAACACAAGGAGGTGGCAGGCTACCTGTACAGAGGACTAGAGGACTTGGGTCTTAAGCTCTTCATCCCTGATAGG GACTTGAGGCTCCCCTCTGTCACCACCATCGCCATCCCTGATGGCTATGAATGGAGGGAGCTACTGGCTTACATAATGAAGCACCACCAGATGGAGATGACAGGAGGCCTAGGCCCTTCCATCGGCATG GTGATGAGGATCGGATTGATGGGATACAACTGTGAGAAGACTAATGCTGACATGGCACTGCATGCCCTGGCAGACGCACTCAAGAACTGCAAAAAGAGCAAGGCTTAG